The following is a genomic window from Neodiprion pinetum isolate iyNeoPine1 chromosome 3, iyNeoPine1.2, whole genome shotgun sequence.
TAGTATGTATATTGCACGATACGCGTGATCGATTTATGTATCCGATTACCGATGGTTGAATTCGGGCTGATACAACGATTATGATGTGCgtatggagaaaaaaaaaaaaaaactgtagcgaaaacaaaattaaaaaataaaaaaagaaactgtagAATCGCGATTTTCGCGGCGCCACTGTGCTGCCAAATTATTGGCAAATATTCAGATCTCGGTATTCGGTATGTTGTAAAAATAGTTGTGTTTGGTTCtgtttcatatatttttctgCTTTGCGTTTCTTGctttcttcccccccccccccccccccccccttagtTCCTTCTTCGCGCGGACGACTCAAATTAGCGAAGTATTCTTTTCGCCCGTCGAAGTTATGCGCAGACTTGAGATTCCATCGTTTTGACAAATTGTCTATATATACTCAGAGCGCGTTCCGCGGTATAATTCTAACTTAATCCCCATGTTGCTTCTCGCTCTTTCAAACTCTGCATTACGTATTagatttttgctttttttctcaaatttctacaaACGATCGTTTGGCACTAGCTGATTGTAAATCATGAATGACTACCGACTGTAGATCAATGAAACCGAGAGAAAATATCTAGACTAATATCCGGTGTAACGTGAGACAGAAAAGATAAATCGTACGGTGTGATTCTGAAATTTATCGTAACATGTCCAAAGTAGCAGAggtagactttttttttacctctaaTTACATTTTGATCCGCCGAGATACAAACGAAATAAGCGAAAAGATTATTTCAATCTATATGAAATTGGGAAAGTGCGtgacgtaaaataaaattcacctTCGTCCCCACAGTCAATTAGCTGGTAACCCTCACTTAACAACAATATAACGTAACAATTTTGACCTACAGACCCCTCTGTTATTAAACTTCATGCATTCACCAGAGTTACAATTAGTCCTAGAACATCGGCTAGCTTAAGTACGGGCCTTTCTAACATCAACATATTGTGAAACGAGTATATTCTTTGTGCAAATGTGAACTGTTGAGCAATCGTATAAAGTATGTTATGCGAAATTTACCCTAAGGCGCTGTTTGACTTCGAATTTTAATCTCAATTTCGATGAGTATTGACACATTTTTGACAATATTCAACATACTTCTGAGCATGTTTGAGCCGATCatttataatttccaattgcCGAATAGTACAATCGTAAGATTAGCGTAGTGAAGATATTTCACTGAGATTGATTTTCGGCTCACTCAATTTTTAATACTCAATTCGAATTTAATCCTACCGTGTGCATTAACAGACATTGAGCAGTATCGAGTCGTAAGTACCAACGAGGCAGCACGCGCTCGAGTCTTTTGAGTTATGACAACCTGTGGCGTGTCTATTACCtaattataaaagtaaaaaatgaaaacgaagGCGTTACCAGACGCCTGATGCAACTTTCCCCGCCAGCCGGATCTCCGTACTCGAACCTCAAACCTCATACGAGTGAAAAGACCAGGCCGCGAATCGATGAAAgtcaatggaaaaaaaactttctccCTTTCATGTAACCAACGTCAGTCAGGCCAAAGAGAAGCCGAGGACCTCCTCGAGCGAATAATCGAACACCTTGAAATCGAGCCGGTACAATTTCGCCAGTTTTTGGAGCTGCTTGAAGGTGAGCGTCGAGTAGTAACTTCCGAGCCTCTTCGAAGTCGGCTCGCTGCTTTGCGGCCCGCTGGGAAATCTGAAAAGGTGCAAAAGGTGTAGCGAAGCTCGATAAATGGTGTCGCGAGTGACGAGATTGTGGTTTTGTGCCCGTGAAATTCCTACCGAACCCAGGGAGCGCCCATCCGCTCCAAAACCTCCGTCGCGTCTTCGACCAGGCTTTCGTACTTGCTGATCAAGTCGTAGTTGACCAGGCAGGGATGGCAGAGTTCGGTGATGGGCCTCCAGTGTTCGTTCAGGGTCCCATTCTCGGCGTCTTCGGTCGTCACGAAGTCGACGAATTCGCTGAACGTCACGTCGTCGCCCCGTTCGAGCGCCTCGCGAGTCGCGTTAGATCTGAACTTCTGAAAGATGATCGAGACTTGGGATATTTATCTCCTATAAAGCGTGGAATGGTCCTCGGGGGGCCTTTCTCGCTCCCGTTCGGCTCACCTTTACTATCCGCTTCCCGAATCGCGACTGAAAGTACATCGAGCTGTTGTACTTCGCTTCGAACTTGTTTCTGTAGGCCGAAAGCAGCCGCTCGAAGGGGTGGCGAACCACTATCAGCCGGTTGTAGGTCAACAGTTTTTCCTCGATTTCCTCCATTGTGTACTTCGACAAACGCCTGAA
Proteins encoded in this region:
- the LOC124215265 gene encoding carbohydrate sulfotransferase 11 isoform X1 translates to MPRCRSVLCRRVLCLVALLLGLGVNGRDQPVNEGSAGSRNDDAQPQPPTTSYSVAGPNALARSLLVERQERLQKNCDTLPRQRDQLVTSKIFHHLIVDELHKLLYCYVPKVACTNWKRVLMIASGKWQGMDPMEIPANQAHSPGIFRRLSKYTMEEIEEKLLTYNRLIVVRHPFERLLSAYRNKFEAKYNSSMYFQSRFGKRIVKKFRSNATREALERGDDVTFSEFVDFVTTEDAENGTLNEHWRPITELCHPCLVNYDLISKYESLVEDATEVLERMGAPWVRFPSGPQSSEPTSKRLGSYYSTLTFKQLQKLAKLYRLDFKVFDYSLEEVLGFSLA
- the LOC124215265 gene encoding carbohydrate sulfotransferase 11 isoform X2, giving the protein MPRCRSVLCRRVLCLVALLLGLGVNGRDQPVNEGSAGSRNDDAQPQPPTTSYSVAGPNALARSLLVERQERLQKNCDTLPRQRDQLVTSKIFHHLIVDELHKLLYCYVACTNWKRVLMIASGKWQGMDPMEIPANQAHSPGIFRRLSKYTMEEIEEKLLTYNRLIVVRHPFERLLSAYRNKFEAKYNSSMYFQSRFGKRIVKKFRSNATREALERGDDVTFSEFVDFVTTEDAENGTLNEHWRPITELCHPCLVNYDLISKYESLVEDATEVLERMGAPWVRFPSGPQSSEPTSKRLGSYYSTLTFKQLQKLAKLYRLDFKVFDYSLEEVLGFSLA
- the LOC124215265 gene encoding carbohydrate sulfotransferase 11 isoform X3; protein product: MVFLIIRINTFSRIRSSNITSSTRRSRRKGSMVACTNWKRVLMIASGKWQGMDPMEIPANQAHSPGIFRRLSKYTMEEIEEKLLTYNRLIVVRHPFERLLSAYRNKFEAKYNSSMYFQSRFGKRIVKKFRSNATREALERGDDVTFSEFVDFVTTEDAENGTLNEHWRPITELCHPCLVNYDLISKYESLVEDATEVLERMGAPWVRFPSGPQSSEPTSKRLGSYYSTLTFKQLQKLAKLYRLDFKVFDYSLEEVLGFSLA